The Zalophus californianus isolate mZalCal1 chromosome 8, mZalCal1.pri.v2, whole genome shotgun sequence genome has a segment encoding these proteins:
- the DEFB125 gene encoding beta-defensin 125 produces MNLLMLTFIICGFLNLVTKAGWKVERCWKNNIGHCRKRCFHVERYKLLCMNKLTCCIPIKEDHGYTKIPPRLIPFEEEITTDINTWEFFSNSPASFLNDEFIPDSTKPTESLVTET; encoded by the exons ATGAATCTCCTGATGCTGACCTTCATTATATGTGGGTTCCTAAATCTGGTGACCAAAG CTGGCTGGAAAGTTGAAAGATGTTGGAAGAATAATATAGGACACTGCAGAAAACGATGCTTTCATGTTGAGAGGTACAAGCTTCTTTGTATGAACAAGCTAACATGCTGCATTCCCATAAAAGAAGATCACGGATACACTAAAATACCACCACGTCTTATACCCTTTGAAGAAGAGATAACTACTGATATTAATACTtgggaatttttttcaaattccccTGCTTCTTTTTTGAATGATGAGTTCATACCTGACTCAACCAAACCCACAGAAAGCCTAGTAACTGAGACCTAA